In Actinoplanes derwentensis, the following proteins share a genomic window:
- a CDS encoding TetR/AcrR family transcriptional regulator: MARLREFDTDRAVEQAMELFWERGYEATSVRHLTERLGVGQGSLYAAFGSKDGLYQAALEHYRDSLASTALGELETGGDVRTVLRAMLLERVRIATVSGGRGCLFVNAAAERLPGDAATGRFVRDAMTASTDALTALLATAAGRGEITTRHDPADLAGFLVTFLNGLLISSKVIPDERVLAGHLEVALSTLERNSSRPPSNHCSRVSPTPSPDSIRRC, encoded by the coding sequence ATGGCCAGGTTGCGGGAGTTCGACACCGATCGGGCCGTCGAGCAGGCCATGGAGCTGTTCTGGGAGCGTGGTTACGAGGCCACCTCGGTCCGGCACCTGACCGAGCGGCTCGGCGTCGGGCAGGGCTCGCTCTACGCGGCCTTCGGCAGCAAGGACGGGCTCTACCAGGCCGCCCTGGAGCACTACCGGGACAGCCTGGCCAGCACGGCGCTCGGCGAACTGGAGACCGGCGGCGACGTCCGCACCGTGTTGCGGGCGATGCTGCTGGAGCGGGTCCGGATCGCGACCGTCAGCGGGGGCCGCGGGTGCCTCTTCGTGAACGCGGCGGCCGAGCGACTGCCCGGCGACGCCGCCACCGGCCGGTTCGTCCGGGACGCGATGACCGCCTCCACCGACGCGCTGACCGCCCTGCTCGCCACGGCGGCCGGGCGGGGCGAGATCACCACCCGGCACGATCCGGCGGACCTGGCCGGCTTCCTGGTGACCTTCCTCAACGGATTACTGATCAGCAGCAAGGTGATCCCGGACGAGCGGGTGCTCGCCGGGCATCTGGAGGTCGCGCTGTCGACCCTGGAACGGAACAGTTCGCGGCCACCCTCGAACCACTGCTCCAGGGTGTCGCCGACGCCGTCACCGGATTCGATCCGGCGGTGCTGA
- a CDS encoding YjbQ family protein — protein MRTELITVRSGGSPVVVDITPEAAKFVRSEKDGLLHVFVPHATAGLAIIETGAGSDDDLLTAIDDLLPTADKWQHRHGSRGHGRDHVLPAWIPPYATLPVIGGEIALGTWQSICLVDPNGDNPIRQVRFSFLKG, from the coding sequence ATGCGTACCGAGTTGATCACCGTGCGGAGCGGCGGCTCTCCCGTGGTCGTGGACATCACCCCGGAGGCCGCGAAGTTCGTCCGGTCCGAAAAGGACGGTCTGCTGCACGTCTTCGTCCCGCACGCGACCGCCGGACTGGCCATCATCGAGACCGGAGCCGGTTCCGACGACGACCTGCTGACCGCGATCGACGACCTGCTGCCGACCGCGGACAAGTGGCAGCACCGGCACGGGTCCCGGGGGCACGGCCGCGATCACGTCCTGCCGGCGTGGATCCCGCCGTACGCCACGCTCCCGGTGATCGGCGGCGAGATCGCCCTCGGCACCTGGCAGTCGATCTGCCTGGTGGACCCGAACGGCGACAACCCGATCCGCCAGGTCAGGTTCTCGTTCCTGAAAGGGTGA
- a CDS encoding transketolase C-terminal domain-containing protein, translating to MLNLVTTPQSLDERFREAVSALRPPDSGRAPGDPVRDGTTLTGTQAKDLFDAQLTSRHLDLAARWLRSFNEGFHTTGSSGHEGNAAVAAVLRGDDPALLHHRSAAFYCVRAANTPATTGPDRARRLEEAARDVLRGVVASVRDPITGGRDKIFGNPALHLIPALAGGGGHLPRAAGLAHALTRPGDTPWPADAIVVASFGDGAPGRAGGISGLDMAGRLEFAGQRVPLLLVCEDDTPGGPDPDGWTARVLRGRPGLRYSFADGCDPASVFDAASEAVEFVRGERRPAVLHLSTVHLLGQAGDPEPGSLDRDPLAVTARLLVEAGLYTPDEVITRYDEVGWQVRKAAEEVLGEPKLAALGEIAATLAPRRPLRVANAVSEAAGRALDAGAPDRERAFGGRLPEDAGPMTLAQTIGATLTDALAADPGVLVFGPATTRGGRFGVTAGLQAAFDDPPARVFDSPPDTTTILGLALGAGVAGLLPIPELDGLAALWGGLEQLRAEAAGMGHLSAGAYRNPMVLRVPGLAQPFGVGGHLANENTVAALRDVPGLVVAVPARAADAAPMLRSCLAAAAVDGTVCVFLEPAALYQTRDLYQQGDNEWLAPYPAPGEWAEDHVPIGRARTYGLGNAQDLTIVTYGNGVRLSLRVAAQLAADGYGSRVVDLRWLNPLPTADLVREAGVTGRVLIVDETRRSGGVGEGVLAALVDGAFVGSVRRVAAADAPVPLGPAAQHVLVGEDAITQGAHTLLAR from the coding sequence ATGCTGAATCTCGTGACCACCCCGCAAAGCCTCGACGAGCGGTTCCGCGAAGCGGTCTCGGCCCTGCGGCCACCGGACTCCGGGCGCGCCCCCGGCGATCCGGTCCGGGACGGCACCACCCTGACCGGGACCCAGGCGAAGGACCTCTTCGACGCACAGCTGACCAGCCGCCACCTCGACCTCGCCGCGCGCTGGCTGCGCAGCTTCAACGAGGGCTTCCACACCACCGGTTCGTCCGGGCACGAGGGCAACGCCGCCGTCGCGGCGGTGCTGCGCGGCGACGACCCGGCCCTTCTGCATCACCGTTCGGCGGCCTTCTATTGCGTACGAGCGGCGAACACCCCCGCCACCACCGGCCCCGACCGGGCCCGCCGCCTCGAAGAGGCCGCCCGCGACGTGCTGCGCGGCGTGGTCGCGTCGGTCCGCGACCCGATCACCGGCGGCCGCGACAAGATCTTCGGCAACCCGGCCCTGCACCTGATCCCGGCCCTCGCCGGAGGTGGCGGCCACCTGCCCCGCGCGGCCGGCCTGGCCCACGCGCTGACCCGGCCCGGCGACACCCCGTGGCCGGCCGACGCGATCGTGGTCGCCTCCTTCGGCGACGGCGCCCCCGGCCGGGCCGGCGGCATCTCCGGGCTGGACATGGCCGGCCGGCTCGAATTCGCCGGCCAGCGGGTGCCGCTGCTGCTGGTGTGCGAGGACGACACGCCCGGCGGGCCCGACCCGGACGGCTGGACCGCGCGGGTGCTGCGCGGCCGCCCCGGACTGCGCTACTCGTTCGCCGACGGCTGCGACCCGGCCTCGGTGTTCGACGCGGCGAGCGAGGCGGTGGAGTTCGTCCGTGGCGAGCGCCGGCCCGCTGTCCTGCACCTGTCCACCGTCCACCTGCTCGGGCAGGCCGGCGACCCGGAACCAGGCAGCCTCGACCGGGACCCCCTCGCGGTCACCGCCCGGCTGCTCGTCGAAGCCGGGCTCTACACGCCGGACGAGGTGATCACCCGCTACGACGAGGTGGGCTGGCAGGTCCGCAAAGCCGCCGAGGAAGTGCTCGGCGAGCCGAAACTGGCCGCCCTCGGTGAGATCGCCGCCACGCTGGCGCCGCGCCGCCCGCTGCGGGTCGCGAACGCCGTCAGCGAGGCCGCCGGGCGGGCCCTCGACGCCGGGGCGCCCGACCGGGAGCGTGCCTTCGGTGGGCGGCTGCCCGAGGACGCCGGGCCGATGACCCTGGCCCAGACCATCGGCGCCACCCTCACCGACGCCCTGGCCGCTGATCCTGGAGTGCTGGTCTTCGGGCCGGCCACCACCCGGGGCGGCCGGTTCGGCGTGACCGCCGGCCTGCAAGCGGCTTTCGACGACCCGCCGGCTCGGGTTTTCGACAGCCCGCCGGACACCACCACGATCCTCGGACTGGCCCTGGGGGCCGGAGTGGCCGGTCTGCTGCCGATTCCCGAGTTGGACGGCCTGGCGGCTCTCTGGGGCGGCCTGGAGCAGCTGCGTGCCGAGGCGGCCGGCATGGGGCACCTGTCGGCCGGCGCCTACCGCAACCCGATGGTGCTACGGGTGCCCGGTCTCGCCCAGCCCTTCGGCGTCGGCGGCCACCTGGCCAACGAGAACACCGTGGCCGCCCTGCGGGACGTGCCCGGCCTCGTCGTGGCGGTCCCGGCCCGCGCCGCCGACGCCGCCCCGATGCTGCGCTCCTGCCTGGCCGCCGCGGCCGTCGACGGCACCGTCTGCGTCTTCCTCGAACCGGCCGCCCTCTACCAGACGAGGGACCTCTATCAACAAGGCGACAACGAGTGGCTGGCCCCGTACCCGGCCCCCGGCGAATGGGCCGAGGATCACGTTCCGATCGGCCGGGCCCGCACCTACGGGCTCGGCAATGCCCAGGACCTGACGATCGTGACGTACGGCAACGGTGTCCGGTTGTCGCTGCGTGTCGCGGCACAACTTGCCGCCGACGGGTACGGTTCCCGGGTGGTCGACCTCAGATGGCTGAACCCGCTGCCCACCGCGGATCTGGTGCGTGAAGCCGGAGTGACCGGTCGCGTGCTGATCGTGGACGAGACCAGGCGCTCCGGTGGTGTCGGTGAGGGAGTGCTCGCCGCTCTGGTCGATGGGGCATTTGTCGGATCCGTCCGGCGAGTGGCGGCTGCCGACGCACCCGTTCCGCTGGGTCCCGCCGCCCAGCACGTCCTCGTGGGAGAAGATGCCATCACACAGGGTGCCCACACTCTGCTGGCACGGTAA
- a CDS encoding DUF3052 domain-containing protein: MSATAGQADGVRSLADRFGLEPNMVVMEMGYDDDVDEDLRDALTERVGDTVDEDTDEVVDAVLLWYRDGDGDLFEILTDALGPLADNGVVWLLTPKAGRDGHVEPSEISESAPTAGLQQTSTVNAGKDWTGARLVTPRGAKKK; this comes from the coding sequence GTGAGCGCGACCGCGGGTCAGGCCGACGGCGTACGTAGCCTGGCGGACCGGTTCGGCCTGGAGCCGAACATGGTGGTCATGGAGATGGGCTACGACGACGATGTCGACGAGGATCTCCGTGACGCCCTGACCGAACGCGTCGGTGACACGGTCGACGAGGACACCGATGAGGTGGTCGACGCGGTACTGCTCTGGTACCGCGACGGCGACGGTGACCTTTTCGAAATTCTCACCGATGCTCTCGGCCCTCTCGCCGACAACGGCGTGGTGTGGCTGCTGACCCCGAAAGCCGGGCGTGACGGACACGTCGAACCGAGCGAGATCAGTGAGTCGGCCCCCACCGCGGGCCTACAGCAGACCTCGACGGTGAACGCCGGCAAGGATTGGACCGGCGCACGCCTGGTCACCCCCCGGGGCGCCAAGAAGAAGTAG
- a CDS encoding peroxiredoxin, producing MPIDVGARAPDFVLKDQNNQEVRLSDFHGRKAVLLVFYPLAFTSRCQGELTEIQENLAEYTSDHLQVLTVSVDSVYSHKIWAGQEGYDFPLLADFWPHGAVATAYGVFDDERGIANRGTFLIDETGTIRFTEMTGPGETRDQTTWRTALATIGRRSATG from the coding sequence ATGCCGATCGACGTGGGAGCCCGGGCCCCCGACTTCGTCCTGAAGGACCAGAACAACCAGGAGGTCCGCCTCAGCGACTTCCACGGTCGCAAAGCGGTCCTGCTGGTGTTCTACCCCTTGGCGTTCACCAGCCGCTGCCAGGGCGAACTGACCGAGATCCAGGAGAACCTCGCCGAATACACGAGCGACCACCTCCAGGTGCTCACCGTCAGCGTGGACTCGGTCTACAGCCACAAGATCTGGGCCGGCCAGGAAGGCTACGACTTCCCGCTGCTGGCCGACTTCTGGCCACACGGGGCGGTCGCGACCGCCTACGGCGTCTTCGACGACGAACGCGGCATCGCCAACCGCGGCACCTTCCTCATCGACGAGACCGGCACCATCCGGTTCACCGAGATGACCGGCCCCGGCGAGACCCGCGACCAGACCACCTGGCGCACCGCCCTCGCCACCATCGGCCGGCGATCAGCGACAGGGTAG
- a CDS encoding AbrB/MazE/SpoVT family DNA-binding domain-containing protein, whose protein sequence is MEETPDNAGTSRPSRAASSKKSARSSTSGRAGNRAVRRTVKNLADASSAPEPVTTHSFHGFVSVQSRGTVALPPVLRKRYGLDKPGSQVEITERSDGVLELRPAIAVPASQAWFWAEGWQEGERRADADIAAGRTTTYDNVDDFMDSLDIDE, encoded by the coding sequence ATGGAGGAGACACCTGACAACGCCGGGACCAGCCGACCGTCACGAGCCGCATCGAGCAAGAAGTCCGCGAGGTCCTCCACCAGCGGCCGGGCCGGCAACAGGGCTGTTCGCCGGACCGTGAAGAACCTTGCCGACGCCTCATCTGCGCCTGAGCCTGTGACGACGCATTCATTCCACGGGTTCGTCTCCGTCCAGTCACGTGGCACCGTCGCCCTGCCTCCGGTGCTACGCAAGCGCTACGGCCTTGACAAACCGGGCTCCCAGGTCGAGATCACCGAGCGCAGCGACGGCGTCCTGGAACTTCGCCCAGCCATAGCCGTACCCGCAAGCCAGGCATGGTTCTGGGCTGAGGGTTGGCAGGAGGGCGAACGGCGCGCGGACGCCGACATCGCCGCCGGCCGCACCACCACATACGACAACGTCGACGACTTCATGGACAGCTTGGACATCGACGAGTGA
- a CDS encoding dihydrofolate reductase family protein, whose translation MGKIVAVEYVTLDGVFEEPVWSGPYFNEELGAWQDANLQEADALLLGRKTYEGFKAAWPQMEAETGHFGVKMNAMPKHVATTTLTEPEWNATFLPGEVATAVTELKATAGTLLINGSGTLVNYLTRHNLIDEYRLMIYPVVVGEGTHLWEPGTRLALTHQGSWRSATGVEVITYVPA comes from the coding sequence ATGGGCAAGATCGTTGCGGTGGAGTACGTGACCCTCGACGGCGTGTTCGAGGAGCCGGTCTGGAGCGGGCCGTACTTCAATGAGGAACTCGGCGCGTGGCAGGACGCCAACCTTCAGGAAGCCGACGCACTGCTGCTCGGGCGCAAGACGTACGAGGGTTTCAAAGCGGCCTGGCCACAGATGGAAGCCGAGACCGGGCACTTCGGCGTGAAGATGAACGCGATGCCGAAACACGTGGCCACCACCACACTCACCGAGCCGGAGTGGAACGCCACCTTCCTGCCGGGCGAGGTGGCCACCGCGGTGACCGAACTCAAAGCCACCGCCGGCACCCTGCTGATCAACGGAAGCGGCACCTTGGTCAACTACTTGACCAGACACAACCTGATCGACGAGTACCGCCTGATGATCTACCCAGTGGTGGTGGGCGAGGGCACCCACCTATGGGAACCAGGCACCCGCCTGGCCCTGACCCACCAGGGCAGCTGGCGCTCCGCAACAGGGGTAGAGGTAATCACCTACGTCCCAGCCTGA
- a CDS encoding methyl-accepting chemotaxis protein, with translation MGFRISHKLLLLGLGSVLITAVVLVAVGAWQSSRFADSTEKEVLRQNQAALGQSASDVSALVKTVGDEVQEGVDKSMSSASAFLSQSGGMRTASGRVSWTATNQVTQEATKVTLPRIEIGGDWLGQNTDLKKATTFVDDAKELSGADVTVFQRMNTAGDLLRVGTTVKSAKGTRAIGTYIPASADGKANAVAAAILAGKTYRGVAVVVGTPYITVYEPIKNSSGAVIGALFVGVPQADALSTLTTAISETKIQTNGWVAVFSTATADRGRIVASNLADLVGQTALDATDADGTRYVEEIVTKAPELTDGSTWQSKYQLAGAAGAPAGDTTTSVAFYAPYQWAVTVGGYDADAATAVTVVRDGRSTMLQWFMIAGLLLAVAGAALAYLQASRISRRMAGLTGALQRLANHDLTVRVDDKGSDEIGEAGIALNTAVAELRSVMQEVTTASDEVAGTAQRVTTTGGEMSAAADTAADRAGAVSTSAETVSHVVQTVAAGAEEMGASISEISHNAQEAAQAGRDGVGLTAAAAGVIAELRASTAKITDVVQLIATIAEQTNLLALNATIEAARAGETGKGFAVVAGEVKELAQETARATEDVTARVAAINADTARAVQAIDAITERIGQVNDYQTAIAAAVEEQAATTAEMARNISEAAGGSRDIADGIGTVSGAVQSTRESVATSHRAADELTATAHRLTDLVGRFTVR, from the coding sequence GTGGGATTTCGCATCAGTCACAAACTCCTCCTCCTCGGTCTCGGTAGCGTGCTGATCACGGCTGTCGTACTCGTCGCCGTGGGCGCCTGGCAGAGCAGCAGGTTCGCCGACAGCACCGAGAAGGAGGTGCTCCGGCAGAATCAGGCCGCCCTCGGGCAGAGCGCCTCCGACGTCAGTGCCCTCGTCAAGACCGTCGGTGACGAGGTGCAGGAGGGCGTCGACAAGAGCATGAGCAGTGCTTCGGCGTTCCTCTCGCAGAGTGGCGGGATGCGAACCGCGAGCGGACGGGTCAGCTGGACGGCCACCAACCAGGTCACCCAGGAGGCGACCAAGGTCACTCTGCCCCGGATCGAGATCGGCGGCGACTGGCTGGGGCAGAACACCGACCTGAAGAAGGCCACCACGTTCGTCGACGACGCCAAGGAGTTGTCCGGGGCCGACGTCACGGTCTTCCAGCGGATGAACACGGCCGGCGACCTGCTGCGGGTCGGCACGACCGTCAAGTCCGCGAAGGGCACCCGGGCCATCGGCACCTACATTCCGGCCAGTGCGGACGGTAAGGCCAACGCGGTCGCCGCCGCGATCCTGGCCGGGAAGACGTACCGGGGCGTCGCGGTCGTCGTCGGCACCCCCTACATCACCGTGTACGAGCCGATCAAGAACTCGTCCGGCGCGGTGATCGGCGCGCTCTTCGTCGGTGTGCCGCAGGCCGACGCACTGTCCACGCTCACCACGGCGATCAGCGAGACGAAGATCCAGACGAACGGCTGGGTCGCCGTCTTCAGCACCGCGACCGCGGACCGCGGCCGGATCGTCGCCTCCAACCTGGCGGACCTGGTCGGCCAGACCGCTCTGGACGCCACCGACGCCGACGGCACCCGTTACGTCGAGGAGATCGTCACCAAGGCGCCGGAACTCACCGACGGCAGTACGTGGCAGTCCAAGTATCAGCTGGCCGGCGCCGCGGGTGCCCCGGCCGGTGACACCACCACCTCGGTCGCCTTCTACGCGCCGTACCAGTGGGCGGTGACCGTGGGCGGTTACGACGCCGACGCCGCGACCGCGGTGACCGTGGTCCGGGACGGGCGCTCCACGATGCTGCAGTGGTTCATGATCGCCGGGCTGCTGCTGGCCGTGGCCGGGGCGGCGCTGGCGTACCTGCAGGCTTCCCGGATCTCCCGCCGGATGGCGGGGCTGACCGGGGCACTGCAGCGCCTCGCCAACCACGATCTCACCGTGCGGGTCGACGACAAGGGTTCCGACGAGATCGGTGAGGCCGGCATCGCGCTGAACACCGCCGTCGCCGAGTTGCGCTCGGTGATGCAGGAGGTGACCACTGCCTCCGACGAGGTGGCCGGCACCGCCCAGCGGGTCACCACCACCGGCGGTGAGATGTCGGCCGCGGCGGATACCGCGGCTGACCGGGCCGGGGCGGTCAGCACCTCGGCCGAGACCGTGTCGCACGTGGTGCAGACCGTGGCCGCCGGCGCCGAGGAGATGGGCGCGTCGATCAGCGAGATCTCGCACAACGCCCAGGAGGCCGCGCAGGCCGGCCGGGACGGGGTCGGCCTGACCGCGGCCGCCGCCGGGGTCATCGCCGAACTGCGGGCTTCCACCGCGAAGATCACCGACGTGGTGCAGCTGATCGCCACCATCGCCGAGCAGACCAACCTGCTGGCCCTGAACGCGACCATCGAGGCGGCTCGCGCCGGGGAGACCGGCAAGGGCTTCGCGGTGGTCGCCGGTGAGGTCAAGGAACTGGCCCAGGAGACCGCCCGGGCGACCGAGGACGTCACCGCGCGGGTGGCCGCGATCAACGCCGACACCGCGCGCGCGGTCCAGGCCATCGATGCCATCACCGAGCGGATCGGCCAGGTCAACGACTACCAGACGGCCATCGCGGCGGCGGTCGAGGAGCAGGCGGCCACCACCGCCGAGATGGCCCGCAACATCTCCGAGGCGGCCGGCGGCAGCCGGGACATCGCCGACGGCATCGGCACGGTGAGCGGGGCGGTGCAGAGCACCCGCGAGTCGGTGGCGACGTCGCACCGGGCAGCCGACGAGCTGACCGCCACCGCGCACCGGCTCACCGACCTGGTCGGGCGGTTCACGGTCCGATAG
- the gltX gene encoding glutamate--tRNA ligase translates to MTVRVRFAPSPTGMFHVGGARTALQNWIYAQQHGGVFVLRIEDTDAARNKPEWTEGILAALDWIGIERGSYEGPYYQSSYAADHTAAATRLYGEGKAYYCDCTRDDVLARSGNKHSGYDGFCRDRGLESGEGRALRFRTPDEGETVVVDLVRGKPTFENKLIEDFVIARSDGSAVFLLANVVDDMSMGINHVFRAEEHLPNTPKQQLLWEALGHTPPVWGHVPVIVNEKRQKLSKRRDKVALESYRDEGYLAAAMRNYLLLLGWAPSGDREIVPWSVIEEEFHLEEVNHAPAFFDVKKLRAFNGEYIRALSVSEFTQVCAPWLTGTETIPAPSWDPEKFDTEVFATIAPLAQTRIAVLAEIVENVDFLFLDEPVRDETSWAKAMKEGAADILDGAAAAFGALPDWTAESLKAALEAVGEARGLKLGKTQAPVRVAVTGRTIGLPLFESIELLGRDRTLARISAARARL, encoded by the coding sequence GTGACTGTTCGCGTACGCTTCGCCCCCTCTCCCACCGGCATGTTCCACGTCGGCGGCGCCCGCACGGCGCTGCAGAACTGGATCTACGCCCAGCAGCACGGCGGCGTCTTCGTGCTCCGGATCGAGGACACCGACGCGGCCCGTAACAAACCCGAATGGACCGAGGGCATCCTCGCCGCGCTCGACTGGATCGGCATCGAGCGCGGGTCGTACGAAGGCCCCTACTACCAGTCCTCGTACGCTGCCGACCACACCGCCGCGGCCACCCGGCTGTACGGCGAGGGCAAGGCGTACTACTGCGACTGCACCCGTGACGACGTGCTGGCCCGGTCCGGCAACAAGCACTCCGGTTACGACGGCTTCTGCCGGGACCGGGGGCTCGAGTCGGGCGAGGGCCGCGCGCTGCGGTTCCGCACGCCCGACGAGGGCGAGACCGTGGTGGTGGACCTGGTCCGTGGCAAGCCCACGTTCGAGAACAAGCTGATCGAGGACTTCGTCATCGCCCGCTCGGACGGTTCGGCGGTGTTCCTGCTGGCCAACGTGGTCGATGACATGAGCATGGGGATCAACCACGTGTTCCGCGCCGAGGAGCACCTGCCGAACACCCCGAAGCAGCAGCTGCTGTGGGAGGCCCTGGGCCACACCCCGCCGGTGTGGGGCCACGTGCCGGTGATCGTGAACGAGAAACGGCAGAAACTGTCGAAGCGGCGGGACAAGGTGGCCCTGGAGTCGTACCGGGACGAGGGTTATCTGGCCGCCGCCATGCGCAACTACCTGTTGCTGCTCGGCTGGGCGCCGTCCGGGGACCGCGAGATCGTCCCGTGGTCGGTGATCGAGGAGGAGTTCCACCTCGAAGAGGTCAACCACGCCCCCGCCTTCTTCGACGTGAAGAAGCTGCGGGCGTTCAACGGGGAGTACATCCGGGCCCTCTCGGTCAGCGAGTTCACCCAGGTCTGCGCGCCGTGGCTGACCGGCACCGAGACCATCCCGGCGCCGTCGTGGGACCCGGAGAAGTTCGACACCGAGGTCTTCGCCACCATCGCCCCGCTGGCTCAGACCCGGATCGCGGTGCTCGCCGAGATCGTGGAGAACGTCGACTTCCTCTTCCTCGACGAGCCGGTGCGAGATGAGACGTCGTGGGCGAAAGCGATGAAGGAGGGCGCGGCGGACATCCTGGACGGCGCGGCGGCCGCCTTCGGCGCGCTCCCGGACTGGACCGCGGAGTCTTTGAAGGCCGCACTCGAGGCGGTCGGCGAGGCGCGAGGTCTCAAATTGGGTAAGACCCAGGCGCCGGTACGGGTGGCGGTGACCGGTCGGACGATCGGGCTCCCGCTTTTCGAGTCTATCGAACTGCTCGGCCGGGACCGTACGCTGGCTAGGATCTCCGCAGCTCGCGCCCGCCTCTGA
- a CDS encoding TetR/AcrR family transcriptional regulator, which yields MDDKRRQILDQALALVDERGLAAMSMRAVAERVGLTSMALYPYVGGKDALLDGLVDLLHLELGVAVGGDPADIDWQHRLCAVGRAVRSLARAHPSAFPLLLNRSAAGPAAAWLAGALQGILADAGVPGSEVIRTARLICAFLLGYTTGEVTGGLPGSNPETLEGAAEFDADLEDLVRLVENTAAPSRNAEQPESVRPAGG from the coding sequence GTGGATGACAAACGACGGCAGATCCTCGATCAGGCGCTGGCTCTGGTGGACGAGCGTGGGCTCGCGGCGATGTCGATGCGGGCCGTCGCGGAACGGGTCGGGCTCACCTCGATGGCGCTCTACCCGTACGTCGGAGGTAAGGACGCACTGCTCGACGGCCTCGTCGACCTCCTGCACCTGGAACTGGGCGTCGCCGTGGGCGGCGATCCGGCGGACATCGACTGGCAGCACCGCCTGTGCGCGGTCGGCCGGGCGGTCCGCTCGCTGGCCCGCGCCCACCCCAGTGCCTTCCCGCTGCTGCTGAACCGCTCGGCGGCCGGCCCGGCGGCGGCTTGGCTGGCCGGGGCACTGCAGGGCATCCTCGCCGACGCCGGGGTGCCCGGCTCCGAAGTGATCCGGACTGCCCGGCTGATCTGCGCGTTCCTGCTCGGTTACACGACCGGTGAGGTCACCGGCGGCCTGCCCGGATCGAACCCGGAAACGCTTGAGGGCGCCGCCGAGTTCGATGCCGACCTGGAGGATCTGGTCCGCCTGGTCGAGAACACGGCGGCGCCCTCGCGGAACGCCGAACAGCCGGAGAGTGTCAGACCCGCCGGCGGATGA
- a CDS encoding PucR family transcriptional regulator, with the protein MARRPVLSLLSSGCRTAAPACNPEPVADTDTGPAAAARPDTPAKPLLPGTLRRIERHAGALASSAVARMDETLPWFRALPADQRSWVMLVAQAGVRSLVEWLRSGGTVAASTEISDEVFAAAPRALTRVITLTHTVQLIKATIDVAEAEVPGFAEDGEHEALIQAILRFSREIAFSAARVYARAAESRGAWDARLQALLVDALLRGDSSDVLASRAAALGWADAPPVAVVVGRSPGGDISAVLHAVYRAARRSRLEVIGGVHGDRLVVVIGGATDPVAAATALGSAFGEGPVVVGPAVPSLDQATESARAALAGFRAAQAWPGAPSPVAADDLLPERVLSGDMDARRRLRHDVFGALTRAGSGLLETLDAFFASGGVLESAARELYVHPNTVRYRLRRVAEVTALSPLDGRDAFALRIALTVGRLDPAT; encoded by the coding sequence ATCGCTCGGCGTCCGGTGCTTTCTCTCCTGTCATCCGGATGCCGGACGGCCGCACCGGCGTGCAACCCTGAGCCCGTGGCAGACACCGACACCGGTCCGGCAGCGGCCGCCCGTCCGGACACCCCGGCCAAACCGCTGCTCCCGGGCACGCTACGCCGGATCGAGCGGCACGCTGGCGCCCTGGCCAGCTCGGCGGTGGCGCGGATGGACGAGACACTGCCGTGGTTCCGGGCACTCCCGGCCGATCAGCGGTCCTGGGTGATGCTCGTCGCACAAGCCGGCGTCCGGTCCCTGGTCGAGTGGCTCCGCTCCGGCGGCACGGTCGCGGCCAGCACCGAGATCTCCGACGAGGTGTTCGCCGCCGCGCCCCGGGCGCTGACCCGGGTCATCACGCTGACCCACACCGTGCAGCTGATCAAAGCGACGATCGACGTCGCCGAGGCCGAGGTACCCGGGTTCGCCGAAGACGGCGAGCACGAGGCGCTGATCCAGGCGATCCTGCGGTTCTCCCGGGAGATCGCCTTCTCGGCCGCCCGGGTCTACGCGCGGGCCGCCGAGTCCCGCGGCGCCTGGGACGCCCGCCTGCAGGCGCTGCTCGTGGACGCCCTGCTGCGCGGCGACTCCTCCGACGTGCTGGCCAGCCGGGCCGCCGCCCTGGGCTGGGCGGACGCACCCCCGGTCGCGGTCGTGGTGGGCCGTTCCCCCGGTGGCGACATCAGCGCGGTGCTGCACGCGGTCTACCGGGCCGCCCGCCGCTCCCGGCTCGAGGTGATCGGCGGGGTGCACGGTGACCGGCTGGTGGTGGTGATCGGCGGGGCCACCGACCCGGTCGCCGCCGCGACCGCGCTCGGCTCCGCGTTCGGCGAGGGCCCGGTCGTGGTCGGGCCCGCGGTCCCCTCACTGGACCAGGCCACCGAGTCGGCGCGCGCCGCCCTGGCCGGGTTCCGGGCGGCGCAGGCCTGGCCCGGGGCGCCGTCCCCGGTGGCCGCCGACGATCTGCTGCCCGAGCGGGTGCTCTCCGGTGACATGGACGCCCGGCGCCGGCTCCGGCACGACGTCTTCGGTGCGCTGACCCGGGCCGGGAGTGGACTGCTGGAGACCCTGGACGCCTTCTTCGCCTCGGGGGGCGTGCTGGAGAGCGCGGCCCGGGAGCTCTACGTCCATCCGAACACGGTCCGTTACCGTCTGCGCCGGGTCGCCGAGGTCACCGCGCTCTCCCCGCTGGACGGCCGGGACGCCTTCGCGCTGCGAATCGCCCTGACTGTGGGGCGCCTCGACCCGGCTACGTGA